In Dyadobacter sp. NIV53, a single window of DNA contains:
- a CDS encoding SusC/RagA family TonB-linked outer membrane protein — protein MQLKLSAKQWVGIGLVLMTQSQQIAVSQTIAFASMPVRQPVSIRQEMMLKNVLLELQKHYGVEIVFEDKLVGSVNVAANSLDLSQPIEKNLDLILKQNGLKYKKTRKNTFVITENKEKTSDSSKDEKKESASVPQEISTELSLATSIAAPAIVDKTIKGKVSDEKGTGLPGVSVVLKGTQKGTSTEADGGFQIDVPDSGPSVLVFSFVGYKSQEVNLGNQTAINVSMAPDENALDEIVVVGYGAVKKSDLTGAVGTVKAEALQERPASSLNQGLSGRVTGVNVSSNSGRPGGRANIRIRGASSLSVSNNPLYVIDGVILNAVDLQNGSTPIDYINPNDIASIEVLKDASSTAIYGARGANGVILVTTKRGTTGGGKVTYDTDFSISVAPKKLKLLNSKEFLATEDLAYANAAKYDPVGWATGTKYTDPKTKRTNPKLFDSQGNPLYDTDWQDESFQKAFSQNHQLGLTNGNEKGSYGAFVNYRNQDGIARGSWQKRFSGRFVFDTQIKSWLKVGGTLGYTDQNEKQVDQLDGGGITMMRQVLEELPIIPVKYADGSWASNRDYPGMEGGDNPLRVSADRLYYLRTQTMLGNMYATFHIADDLELKSTVGTNVINQRNDYFAAKGMQYISDNGDAYVRNNRYNSWQFENYLTYNKEFAKIHSLNAMAGLSWQHVDRFENYAGTQGFSDTYFQFNNLGAGSSPQAPSSNGQAYGLNSYFARLNYGLLNKYLVTFTGRLDGSSKFGAANQYAFFPSAALAWRVTEENFMKNVPAISNLKLRTSYGATGNSEIPAYRALAGMDNYNVIFDGARNIGIGIARMSNPNLQWEKTRQVDFGLELGLFSNRLNFELDLYHRKVNDMLLNAPLPLSSGYSSIFSNIGSMENKGVEFAVNATVLKMGDFSWNTTFNISVNKNKVLALSGGSDIFSGNGVIRVGEPVGSFFGRVHLGTWGSNEAEQAKKYNMLPGDVKYQDLNNDGTINDNDRTIIGKGIPDGFGTFLNTFQYKGLSLTVDLQYMYGNDVLDRSIHSAEDRQGIANSYKTVLNAWTETNQNTPIAQIRPINAYYTTNNDSHKVTDGSFIRGRNLLLAYSFSSVVTSKLKLDRLRVYGSVQNFFVVTKFKGYDPEVSNSSAPFDQGLTLYDYPKPRVFMLGLNIGF, from the coding sequence ATGCAACTAAAATTATCCGCTAAGCAATGGGTGGGAATTGGGTTGGTACTGATGACGCAGTCGCAACAGATTGCTGTTTCTCAGACAATTGCCTTTGCTTCCATGCCTGTAAGGCAACCTGTTTCGATAAGACAGGAAATGATGCTCAAAAATGTATTGCTTGAACTGCAGAAACACTATGGTGTTGAAATTGTATTTGAAGACAAACTGGTTGGTTCGGTTAACGTAGCTGCAAATTCACTGGATCTAAGCCAGCCGATTGAAAAAAACCTGGATTTAATTCTTAAACAGAATGGATTAAAATATAAAAAGACAAGGAAAAACACTTTTGTCATTACGGAAAACAAAGAAAAAACAAGTGATTCTTCTAAAGACGAAAAGAAGGAATCAGCATCAGTTCCACAGGAAATAAGTACAGAATTAAGCCTTGCTACTAGTATTGCTGCTCCGGCTATAGTTGATAAAACGATAAAAGGAAAAGTTTCAGACGAGAAAGGTACAGGATTACCTGGTGTAAGTGTTGTTTTAAAAGGTACGCAGAAAGGAACATCTACCGAAGCCGACGGTGGCTTTCAAATTGACGTTCCTGATTCCGGGCCATCCGTTTTGGTTTTTAGTTTTGTAGGATATAAATCACAGGAAGTTAATTTAGGAAATCAAACTGCTATAAATGTCAGTATGGCTCCTGATGAAAATGCGCTGGATGAAATCGTTGTTGTTGGTTATGGTGCGGTAAAAAAATCAGACTTAACAGGTGCCGTTGGTACTGTAAAAGCAGAAGCCTTGCAGGAACGTCCGGCTTCTTCGCTAAACCAGGGGCTCTCGGGACGGGTAACCGGTGTGAATGTATCTTCAAACTCGGGCCGCCCGGGTGGAAGGGCTAATATCCGTATTCGTGGTGCGAGTTCTTTGAGTGTATCCAATAATCCTTTGTATGTAATAGACGGAGTAATTCTAAATGCAGTTGATCTGCAAAATGGCAGTACACCAATCGATTATATTAATCCCAATGATATTGCCTCTATCGAGGTACTCAAAGATGCTTCTTCAACCGCAATCTATGGTGCCCGCGGCGCAAATGGTGTAATTTTGGTTACGACCAAACGCGGAACTACAGGAGGTGGAAAAGTTACTTATGATACTGATTTCAGTATTAGCGTTGCTCCAAAAAAATTAAAACTGCTTAATTCAAAAGAATTTCTGGCTACAGAAGATCTTGCCTACGCCAATGCTGCAAAGTACGATCCGGTAGGTTGGGCAACAGGTACCAAATATACCGATCCAAAAACCAAGAGAACCAATCCGAAACTATTCGATTCACAGGGAAATCCATTGTACGATACAGATTGGCAGGATGAGTCATTTCAAAAGGCTTTTTCGCAGAACCATCAGCTGGGCCTTACAAACGGTAATGAAAAAGGAAGCTATGGTGCCTTTGTAAATTATCGTAATCAGGACGGAATTGCACGCGGCTCATGGCAGAAAAGATTTTCAGGCCGTTTCGTATTTGATACCCAGATTAAAAGCTGGCTGAAAGTAGGAGGTACTTTGGGTTACACGGATCAGAATGAAAAGCAGGTCGATCAGCTTGACGGCGGCGGTATTACCATGATGCGCCAGGTTTTGGAAGAATTGCCTATTATCCCTGTAAAATATGCAGATGGATCCTGGGCCAGCAACAGGGATTATCCAGGTATGGAAGGTGGAGATAATCCGTTACGGGTTTCTGCCGACAGATTGTATTATCTGCGTACTCAAACCATGTTGGGTAACATGTATGCTACTTTTCATATCGCTGATGATCTTGAATTGAAATCAACGGTTGGTACCAATGTGATCAACCAGAGAAATGATTATTTCGCAGCGAAGGGAATGCAGTATATTTCAGACAACGGCGATGCTTATGTCCGTAATAACAGGTACAATTCATGGCAGTTTGAGAATTACCTGACTTACAATAAAGAATTTGCCAAAATACATTCTTTAAATGCTATGGCTGGTCTGTCCTGGCAGCACGTGGACCGTTTTGAAAATTATGCGGGAACACAGGGTTTCAGCGATACTTATTTCCAGTTTAATAATCTTGGTGCCGGGTCAAGCCCTCAGGCTCCTTCTTCCAACGGACAGGCTTATGGATTGAATTCCTATTTTGCGCGTTTGAATTATGGTTTGCTTAATAAGTACCTGGTAACTTTTACAGGACGTTTAGATGGGTCTTCTAAATTCGGTGCAGCTAATCAGTATGCCTTTTTTCCATCTGCTGCACTCGCATGGCGGGTTACAGAAGAAAACTTCATGAAGAATGTGCCTGCCATTTCAAATCTGAAACTTAGGACCAGTTACGGAGCAACAGGTAATTCAGAAATTCCTGCTTACCGGGCACTTGCGGGTATGGATAACTATAATGTGATTTTTGATGGCGCACGTAATATCGGTATTGGTATAGCACGAATGTCCAATCCTAATTTGCAATGGGAAAAAACCCGTCAGGTCGATTTTGGATTAGAACTGGGTTTATTCTCGAACAGGCTGAATTTTGAACTGGATCTATACCATAGAAAGGTAAATGATATGTTGCTGAATGCGCCTTTGCCATTGAGCAGTGGATATTCAAGCATTTTTTCCAACATTGGAAGTATGGAAAATAAAGGGGTTGAATTTGCAGTGAACGCTACTGTATTAAAAATGGGTGATTTCTCATGGAACACGACTTTCAACATTTCGGTGAACAAAAATAAAGTACTGGCCTTGTCTGGCGGCAGTGATATATTTTCTGGTAATGGGGTAATAAGAGTAGGCGAGCCGGTTGGTTCTTTCTTTGGAAGGGTACATCTGGGTACCTGGGGAAGCAACGAAGCTGAGCAGGCAAAGAAATACAATATGCTGCCTGGTGATGTGAAATACCAGGATCTTAATAATGACGGTACAATTAATGATAACGACCGGACCATTATTGGAAAAGGTATTCCTGACGGATTCGGAACCTTCCTGAACACTTTCCAGTACAAGGGATTATCTCTGACGGTGGATCTGCAATACATGTATGGTAACGATGTACTCGACAGAAGTATTCACTCTGCGGAAGACAGACAAGGCATTGCCAATAGTTACAAAACAGTATTGAATGCCTGGACAGAAACCAACCAGAATACGCCAATTGCGCAAATTCGTCCTATCAACGCCTATTATACAACCAATAATGACAGCCATAAAGTAACAGATGGATCTTTCATACGTGGACGTAACCTGTTATTGGCTTATTCTTTTTCATCGGTAGTTACTTCTAAGCTGAAACTGGATCGGTTAAGAGTATATGGTTCTGTTCAGAACTTCTTTGTTGTGACAAAATTCAAAGGATATGATCCCGAAGTATCCAACTCCAGTGCTCCTTTCGATCAGGGGCTGACATTATATGATTACCCAAAACCAAGGGTATTTATGCTGGGACTTAATATTGGATTTTAA
- a CDS encoding FecR family protein — protein sequence MPLNFCFQKIHADIDQDNNSNETGSDINQDQFGSNAFKRFLLVAASILLVGGCGWWFREPIQYKTYQTGYGQTTDLYLEDGSRVALNANSILKIPRFGFNSEVREVFLKGEGEFTVSHTIDNKRFVVKTSDSFQVEVLGTQFSVFARPRSTKVALRYGSVRIDYAHKEQRKEVMMEPGDLAILDHDGSVQLEKHQDTKTFAAWKDQRYVFNSTSVREISSMLEENFGIHVHIAERSIAARTITGNFETKTADELLKTMSEVLDLNIRTSGDSVFISNY from the coding sequence ATAATAACAGCAATGAAACAGGATCAGATATTAATCAGGATCAATTTGGATCCAATGCTTTTAAGAGATTTTTGCTGGTTGCGGCTTCAATTTTATTGGTTGGAGGCTGCGGATGGTGGTTTCGTGAGCCGATTCAATACAAGACATACCAGACTGGCTATGGACAAACGACGGATCTGTACCTGGAAGATGGCAGCCGCGTTGCTTTGAATGCAAATTCAATCCTGAAAATACCCCGTTTCGGATTTAACAGTGAGGTGCGGGAAGTATTTCTGAAAGGTGAGGGTGAATTTACGGTCAGTCATACGATTGATAATAAAAGGTTTGTAGTTAAAACATCGGATTCATTTCAGGTTGAAGTACTGGGTACCCAATTCTCTGTTTTTGCCCGCCCGAGAAGTACCAAGGTTGCATTGCGTTATGGGAGTGTCCGTATAGATTATGCCCATAAAGAGCAAAGAAAAGAAGTAATGATGGAACCGGGCGATCTGGCTATTCTGGATCATGATGGTTCTGTTCAGCTGGAAAAACACCAGGACACAAAAACTTTTGCCGCCTGGAAAGATCAGCGTTATGTCTTTAATTCCACATCTGTCAGAGAGATATCATCCATGTTAGAAGAAAATTTCGGGATACACGTCCATATAGCCGAGCGCTCTATAGCGGCACGGACTATCACTGGCAATTTCGAAACAAAAACTGCGGATGAGCTTTTGAAAACAATGTCGGAAGTACTGGATCTGAACATCCGGACTTCCGGCGATTCTGTCTTTATATCTAATTACTAA